The Gemmatimonadota bacterium sequence ACAAGGGCGATATATTCCGCGGCATGGCTAAAACTGGTCGCAATAAAAAGCGCGTCTGACGACAAAATGGGCACAACGCCATACATGAACGCGACCGAAGCAAAAAAAAGCAATTTGGGCCAGTTGATCTGCACGCCCCGAAACTCGTAAATAAGCCACGCAATAGTCACAGCGATAGCCGCGACATATATCCCTTGCGCCCCCACAGGAGGAAGCGGCGTCCCGATAAGCGTATGCAAATAATGCATAACGCGGCCTTCGACATCGGCCTGAAACGCAAACAGATACCCAAAGCCCGCAATGCCCCAGAGATACGAAGTCCACGCATCGAGCTGTTTGTGCCCCCATTGTCCCTTCCCGGAATAAATCCGCAAAATGCCGTACTTTTGACGAACAAAATGGAAATAATTGAAAAGATACCAGAACGCGAACATCTCGGGCTCTTCAACCCGAAAATAATAACATAAGGCGACAAACCCCAGACACAGCACCGGAGTTATGAGATAAATCAACCGCCGACGTTCAAATTCAATGCGGTCGAGATAAACGAGAGGAAAAGTGAAATACCGGTGGGCAACAAATGACGTGACCGCAATGAGACGGAATGTCTCACTGAGGTCAGAGAGCAGATAAGGAACGACAAAAAAGACCAGCCATCCGAGTGAAATACAGCACAAATCGACAGACGGGGAAATAATCCAGTGAGATTTTTTCATCGCATACTACGCGCGGGTCGCGCCCAGAGTTTCGAGAACTTGCTTGGGAATTTTGCAAACAAAAGTATAAGCGGGATCATACATATTGCCCATATCGTATTCAACGGCTTCGCCCAACAACACATGCACGGTGCGCTCATCCAGCCCAAAATCCGACACAAGCCAGCGGATCATTTCAGTGGTCGCGTGCTCTACGCACTGATCGAGCGGACGGGCATTGCCCACCGTAAAAATATGCGTATCGTTTTCACCCCGCGGCCACTCAATAGTCTTACCCTTGTGCAGATGAACTGTAAAACGGACATCAAAAGAAATTTCAACACCCGTACCCACAATTTCACCATCGCCCTGAAGCGCGTGCCCATCGCCAATGTGAAAAAGCGCGCCCTCGACAAAAACCGGCAAATAAACCGTCGTACCCTCGTTGAAGCGCTTGTAATCCATATTCCCACCGTGCGTGGATGAAGTCGCCGTCGAAATCGCCTGCCCCCGCGGCGGCGCAACCCCAAAACATCCGGGATGCGGATTAAGTGGTAAAATCAGATCCCTCAATGGACGAGTAGCGGGACTGCCATAACCGGGCGTGGTATGGTCGCGGTTGTGAGAAACCTCTACAGGGCGTGCCGTGCGATTTTCAAAATCGATCTCCCATAAAACCCGCGCAATATCATCCTCAAACCTGGGCACATAACCCGGATCGAGCACATTGGGCGCAACGCGCGCAGACGTATATCCATGCGAGCGATTGGGCATCAAATAATCAAACACAACCGAAATCGAATCCCCCGGCTCTGCACCGTCAATATAAAAAGGACCCGTCTGGGGATTACCTCCCTCGGTCACCTGCTCGCCCGTCATATCCCTGCCACCCGCACAAACCGTCGTGGTCGAAAGCGTATCGCCACTTGCAATGGTAAGAACCGGATCGTGGGCTCCAATGGTCGTGTAATAATGCGTGGGGCTAAAATTGTGATGTGCCATAAATACTCCTGTGTTTTTACGCAATCATCCGTATCTTCTCTGATGCCTCCCATGCGCTTTCCCATGACTTACCCCGGTCCTGACTGGTATAAAGCGTCTTACCAACAGCAGCCCATGCACACCCATCCTTTGAAAACGCGATATGGAACGTATCGATATTGTGCGGAACCGTACCTGGAAAACCCTCTGTAACGTGTTCCCATGTACCACCTGCATCATCCGAGCGGTAAAGCTGCCCTGAAGCCTCTCCGTGTGGCCCCTTGCTCACCGTAGCTAGCACACAATCCGGATCATCGGGATGTACGGCAATAGCGCGACCGTAATAATAGGGAAAACCCTCAGACCGATGGGACCACGACCTCCCGCGGTCATCGCTCACAAACACTGCACGCGCCGTATTCGCATACACGCGGTCATCGTCTCGGGGCGAAGTAGCCACCTGATGCACATCATCGTGCAAATCCGGCGTCACAGGCTCCCATGTCTCACCGCAATCTGCCGAGCGCATAATACTACCCACGTGAATATCGGCATAAACCCAGCCATCCGTTGTCCTGGCAAAACTGCGCACATCGGGTGGACCACCCCAGGGCGTGTACCACTTATCGCGCACCGAAAGCTGGTCAAAAGACTCAACCCGATACGTCTTCCCATCATCATAACAATAAATACGAGACTCGCCCGTACCGATAAGCAAACGCAGGGGTTCTTCGTCAACAATAATCAAACACTCGATATCCTCTTCAATACCCGTGGCAACCGTCTGGGACCCCGTTTCGGTACACACAAACAAATCACCACTCTTGAGAGCAACAACGCGATAAACATCGCCCTTGGCAAGCGCGGCAACATCGCCTTCCAGAATCTGAAAAGGAGCGTCCTGCTCCTCAAAACCCGCATGCACTGTTCGCGACGTAGCAATCAACATAACGCACCTCCATGTTTAAGTTTAAAATCAATTTAACGGATCACCCCACCCCTGTAAACCCCAAAATCCATAGCCTGATAATTCTAAAAACTTGACAAACTCAGAAATGTCGGATTATTTGTATTCTACATAAAGGAGATCGATACCATGAATAAATGGAAACCCACCGCTGAACAAAAACACCAATGGGAAGAAAAGGGATTCTTTATCGAGCACAACGTCGTACCAGAAGACACTGCTTTTGACATGCGCGGCGTCATAAAAAACGAACTGCTCAAACCCGAGCCAAGCGGCAACCCCAATCCAGACCCCATGGACCCCATGGGCGACACCCCCGAAGCGCGCGCCCTGCGATTTCGAAAACTCGGCAATTTTTGCGTCGAATCCCCCCTCATCTGGCACACATTTCACACCGGACGAGAAATGCTCGCCCTGGCGCGATATTTCCTGGGCAACGACATCATCGTCAAATTCAACAGCGTATTTGTAAAACCCGCCAAAACGGGCAGCGCAACACCCTGGCACCAGGACAACGGCCTCTGGCGAGACGGAGAAACCGAACCCTTTAATGCGTGGATGGCACTCGACCCGGCAACCCGTGAAAATGGATGTATGCAATTTGTTCCAGGCAGTCACAAAGGTGAGATAGTACAACACGTCATGTATGAAGACAGCATTCACGGTGAACTGCCCCGAGACCTCGTAAAAACGCGCATAAAACAATGCGGCACAGAACACATCGAACTCAACCCGGGCGACGTGGTCTGCTGGCACAGCAGCCTGTGGCATTACAGCCCGCCAAACCCCAGCCCAAACAGCCGCATAGCCATAGCGGGCGTATGGACAAACCCCAAAATCAACGCCAGGCGCATGCGTCCGCTACACCGCTGGGGCATGAAAAGCGGCCAAATCTGCACCGCATTCCCCCCCGAATTCGTCCAGAACGAAAACGGTAAATTCCACCAGCCAGGAGACTTTCCCAAAGCCTCACAATAAAACAATGAACAAACAGGGAACCATAGAACGTTCCATAGGTCTGGCAGGTGCTACGGGCGTGGGCATTGGTGCCATCGTCGGAGGCGGCATACTGGCACTTGCAGGCGTGGCCTATGCGACCACTGGACCGGCGACACTGCTCGTCTTTGCGGCCAATGGTGTAATTGCCGTACTGACTGCATTGAGCTTTGCCGAAATGTCAACTGCATTCCCTCAGTCCGGCGGCACCTATACATTTGCCAAAAACGTATTATCCGTACGCGCGGCTTTCGCTTTTGGATGGGTAGGCTGGTTTGCATCCATCGTCGCCGGCGTACTCTACGCAATGGGGTTTGCATCCTATGCTGCCATAGCACTGCAAGAATGTGTGCGGCTTCTCTTTGGCGTTGCACCAGAATGGCTCCTTGGACAGGCGATGGTCGCAACACTCGCCATAGGTGCAACCGCCTATTATACCTTCGGTCTCATTCGCACGAGCGGAGGCGGGGACAACTGGATCAACTTTGCAAAAATGGCCGTCTTCGCCGTACTCATCGGCGGCGGTCTATGGGCACTCACGGGCCGCAGTCTGGGGGCCATACACGCCAGCCTGACCCCATTTCTCACCCATGGAACAACGGGATTTTTTCAAGCCATGGGATACACCTTTATTGCCCTCCAGGGTTTTGATCTCATCGCCGCCGTTGCCGGCGAAGTACGCACCCCCGAACGCACATTGCCGCGGGCCATGCTCTTGTCTCTCGCAGCGGCTCTGGGCGTCTATCTGCCCTTGCTCTTTGTTATCGCGACTGTGGGTGTCCCACCTGGACAGACCATAGGTGGCCTGAGCGCCAACCATCCCGAAGTCGTGGTGGCTCTCGCGGCGCGACATTTCCTGGGTGAAACGGGTTTCTGGCTCGTACTGGTCGCCGCCATCTTGTCCATGCTATCGGCACTACAGGCCAATTTGCTCGCGGCTTCCCGCGTAGCCCTCACCATGGCACAAGACCGCACCCTTCCCGCACCCATCGGCGAAGTACACATTCGCTATAAAACACCTATAACCGCAATCTGTGTCAGTGCTCTGACAATGGCAATCCTGCTGATGGTCGTGCCCGATGTAGCGGCTGCTGGCGCTGCGGCGAGTTTGATTTTCCTCATCTCTTTTGCCATGACGCACTGGACCAGCATCCTGGCCCGAACGCGACGGCGAACACCCGCACCATTCCACACGCCATTATTTCCCCTCATTCCCGTCACAGGCGGTCTGTGCTGCGCCGGATTGGCACTCTTTCAGGCCATATCCGTGCCAACCGCTGGCTTGATCTCGGCGGTGTGGCTGGGACTGGGCGGATTATTGTACTGGGCATTACTGGCGCGTCGCGCCCGCGTCGTAGATGCCTCTGCCGAAGCACTCGACCCACAACTGCTCCAAATGCGCGGTCGCAGCCCCTTGGTCCTCGTACCCGTGGCCAATCCTCAAAATGCCTCTGCCATGGTCGCAGTTGCCCACGCGCTCGCACCGCCAGGCGTGGGACGCGTATTGTTATTATCAGTAGTAGCTACCCCAGAAGAGGGATGGCGCGAGGAAGAACCACCTCATACCTTGCGCGACACACAGACAGTACTTAGAGAAGCCGTAACAGCCTCGTTTGCCGCTGGAATGGCACCCGAAGCACTGATGACCATCGCGCCACAACCCTGGCCCGAGATTGCGCGGGTTTCTCGCGTGCACCGCTGCGAGAGTTTATTATTGGGTTTGAGCGACGTCAACAGTGCCCACCTGGAAGAACTCATCAGTTCTGTGGCATGCGACGTGGTGGTATTACACGCGCCATCGGGCTGGCACTTAAAGAACGTACATCGCGTACTGGTGCCTACGCGTGGGCTTGGTGCCCACGACAAATTTCGCGCCCGTATGCTGGGCAGTCTGTGCCGCACGGGCAAACGCGAAGTCACGTTTTTGCAAGTATTGCCCGAACACACCAGTGATTTTCAGCGTGACCGCGCACAGCGCAGACTCCTGCAATTTGCAAATGAAGAAGTCCCCAACAGAGCCGATGCCTTGGTGGTGCGCCACAACAAACCCCTCGAGGCAATTACAGATATGGCAAATAATTACGACCTGGCGATTTTGGGATTGGAGCGCATTGACAAAAACCGCAGACAATTTGGACAACTCGCACCGGTTCTCGCACAAAATATCACCTGTGCCACCATCATGATCAGCAGGCGAGGGTGAGAAGGGTGAAGGGTGAAGGTAGAAGTGTAAAAGAGGAAGAAGTATCCACAACACAGCCGCAGGAGATAGGCGAACACACCAAAGGAGAACACCATGGACGAAAAAAAAATGGTTGCAACACTGCGCTACAGAAGCGCAACTCAGGCAATTTAATGACGAAGGATATTTGATCGTCGAAGACGCCCTATCACCCGACCTGCTCGCGCGATTGAATGACGCCGTCGATCGGGTAGAAGCGCGGGAACGCGAGGCAAAAGGACTGAAACCAGATGCATTATTGAAAAAATTCCGAACCGTAGTGGAAGACGATGTCTTTCTGGAATTACTCGATAATCCCAAAACATTCCCGCTATTATGGGATATCCTGGGATGGAATATCCAGCTCTATATCTCCCATCTAATCGTATATCCCCCCGAGCAAAAGAAAGACAAAATACACCAGGGCGGCTGGCATCAAGACGGCGGGCGCCCTGTACCCGAGATGGAACGCCCCCACCCGCGTCTATCCCTGAAAATCAGCTACTGGTTAAGCGATGTTGACACCCCAGAACACGGCGCAATGCAAATTGTGCCGCGCAGTCACAAACTGGACACAAAACCCGAAGGCTCCGATGCTGGCGAAGGCGTGTTACCCGTATGTGTCAAAGCGGGAACAGCCGTCCTCTTTGACCGCAGAATGTGGCACCGACGGGGGATTAACACATCCGACGTCACGCGCCGCGTATTGTTCTTTGGCTACAGTTATCGCTGGCTGCGGGGGCTGGATTACAACCTCATGCCCGAAAATATACTGAGCAAATGCGACCCCATCCGCCGCCAGCTACTCGGCGATGGCATAGATGTCAAAGGATGGTGGCAACCCACAGAAGCCGACGTCCCCCTCAAAAGTTGGCTGCGCGAACACAAAGGCGAAGAATATCTCGAAGCACTGGGATAGCGATTAACCAGAAAAACAGAAAGAGCCATAACACCTGAATGTTATGGCTCTTTTATTTTTCGAGAAATCCCACCGGATCCTCATCCTCCTTCATCAAAAGACCACAGTTTGAGAATCGTCTTACACAAAATCCATTCGAGGTCGTCGTCGTTAAAGAACATGTGGTCGCGTATCAAATCCAGAGACCCTTTGTACCCACAACTCCTGAACACATGGGGAAAATCCGTACCCCACATCAAACGCTCTGGACCGTACACAGCGTAAACGCGCTTGATCATATCGTGCGTATCGCGGTGCGGATAGGGCATATTGGACCGCTGTCCCACATTGGAAATCTTAACATGAACATTGGGATATTGTCCCCAATTGAGCAAATTGGTCAGCAAGGGCTTGGGATCCGGCTCATCCACGGGAATACCGGCAATGTGATCAACCACAACATTGACCTCCGGAAAACGGGCAATAATGGGTTCAACAGGCGCGTGATCCTCAGCCCCACCAAACAGATTGAAACACAGGCCCAGATCCCGGGCACGCGCCCACAATGGATCTTTATCAGACGCCGCCAGACCTGCGGGATCTCCATAACGCGACAAATGAATGCGCATCCCGCCAAAACCCTCTTCCCTGTGCAAACGCTCCAACTCATCTGCAGCATCGGGTGACGTGGGATCCACAAGCGCCTGCGCCGCCAGCTTATCCGGATACTGCTTGAGACAATCGGCAACATACCGATTATCAAAAAGATAGTGAATCGGCTGAACAATAACCGCTTTATCCACCCCTGCGTCCGCCATCGTCTCAAACAAAAGCTCGACCGAACCCGCCTCGTGGGGCTGGCTGGGACCGTAGGGATAGGTTTCCTCGTCATCACTCCATACATGGAGATGGGGATCAATAATCATGATAAACCTCCTAAAAGCCACTCGGCGTATCTTGCAAAATTTTTTCAATACGTTCCAATTCATCATCCAAAAACTCGACATCTGCCGCATCGACGTGTTCTTTGACCTGATCGGGATTTTTCGCACCAACGAGCACACATGTTACCTCCTCGCGGCGAAGAAGCCAGGCAATGGCGAGTTGCACCATAGTCATATTCTTATCTGCGGCGACAGACTGTAACTCATCTGCCACTGCGAGATAACGGGCGAAGAGATCGCCTTGAAAGCGAGATGAATTCGCGCGCTCGTCGTCTTCGGAAAAGACGTGGCCGGATGCGTATTTGCCCGTAAGCAAACCTTTCCCCAGGGGACTATGCGCGAGAATACCAATACCCGTTTGTCTACAAAAATCCAGGTCTTCGGCTTCAATATTCCGGTCAAACATATTGTAGCGCGGTTGATTCGAATGAAATGGGGCAATATCGTACGCCTGTTGCATCTGTGCCGCATTGAAGTTGGAAACCCCGATAAAGCGCGTCTTGCCCTGTTCTTGCAGCCGGGCCATGGTTTCCATACTCTCTTCAATGGGATATTGCGGGTTCCAACTGTGGATTTGATACAAATCTACGTAATCGACATCGAGATTTCGCAGGCTATTTTCAATGGCATTTTCAATATCCTCTCGAGAATACTGACGACTGACTTTTGTGGCGAGAAAACACCGCTCGCGATAGCCATCTTTGAGCGCTCTGCCCAGTGTGGCCTCGCTGGTGCGATATGCCTGTGCAGTATCGAGCAGAGTAATACCGCTGTCAATAGCAGTACGCACAGTGTCAATACAATCCCTATCGTCCATATTGCCCATACCGCCGCCAATTGGCCAGGCACCCAGGCCAATAACCGGGATGTCGGCACCGTCTTTGCCTAATTGTCGATAATTCATACAAACTCCTTTATATAATATATAAGGCACAAGTTCCGTACTTGATATTAAGCGCGTGATGTGATACCTTGATCTCAACATATTAATCAGAACGGATTTTTCATGCCACTAATCAATACACCCGACGCGCTCGAAACCCTTGTCAACCGCGCCTTAAACGCGCCCTGTGTGGGCATTGATACAGAATTTGTCTGGGAACAAACCTATTATCCACGCCTGGGCATTATACAGGTGGGACTTGCAGAAAATGATTGCCACCTGATAGATGCCGTCACATTATCGGATCTATCGCCTCTGGGAACCTTATTATCAGACCCCCACACCGTCAAAATTTTGCACGATGCACAGCAAGACCTCTGGATATTGAGACGGATAACAAATGCTATTCCCTGCAATATATTTGACACGCGTTGTGTAGCGGGCTTCGCTGGCTTGAGTTCAAACCTATCGCTGGGCAATTTGTTGCGCATGTGTCTCAATATACAACTGCCCAAAACAGAAACGCGCACAGACTGGCTGAGGCGACCATTATCGGACAAACAACTCGCCTATGCCCTGGATGACGTGCGATATTTACCCGCCCTGCGCGAACATCTCCTGACCGACATTCATCGTCGAGACCGAGAAAACTGGCTGGCCGAAGAACTCCGTCAGTACGATATTGCCAAATTGTATGACGACCGCGCCCCCGAAGAACAATATACGCGCATAAAAGGCATGGGGCGCCTTTCGAGACGCGACATGGCCATCGTGCGCGAACTGGCCACCTGGCGAGAAGAAAAAGCACGACAAGTAGATCGACCCAGAAATCGCGTGATAAGCGATGACGCCATCGTGCAAATTGCCCGGCGCAAGCCGCGATCAATTCAGTCGTTAAAACGATTGCGGGGTATCTCAAGAGCAACCATAAATCAGTACGGCAACAGTCTCCTCAACGCTGTACAGCGCGGATTGGCAATCGATGAAAAAAATTGCCCACCCATATCTCCACCTGTGCGACCCGACCCCTTTGAGGATGCGCGTCTCGACCTCGCCATGGCTTTCTTGCGAGGACAATGTCTATCAGAAGGGATCGACATCGCAATGGTGGCATCCCGATCAGAAGTCAAAGAATTCATTTCCCCCCAAAAAAATGCGACGAATAATCCGTTGCACACAGGTTGGCGACGCGAATTTTTGGGCGCAGACCTCACCGCGCTCTTGACTGGCAAACACGCCATCGGCATCAATCCCAACACGCGCTTGCCCAGGTTATTGCGGGATAAGACATAATTCGCCTCACACCTCCTCAACCTGTGCCTGTCCTCTCGTGAGATTCCCCACCGCCTGTTTAAAAGGCGCAATTTGTTCTGCGGGCACGGCCAGTTCGCATGTAATATCGGTCCCAAAATCTTCAGCGACAACACGCACCTCAAAATCCGGCAGCAACCGCTTGAAAGATTTATAGCTCGCGTAGCCAATCGTCGCCAAAACAGCGATCCATGTCACGCGCTCCGCACACTGAACCTTCTCAAGCGCGTGTTGAACGCCACCTGAATAAGCCCGCACAAGCCCGCCCTTGCCCAACTTTGTCCCGCCAAAATAGCGCGTCACCACCACTACCACATCGCCAAGACCCGAATGCGTCAGCACAGTCAGCATAGGACGACCAGCCGTACCGTGCGGCTCTCCATCATCGCTCATTCCCACATTGCCAGTCGTACCTGGTGGCCCGATCAGAAATGCCCAGCAATTGTGTGAAGCATCTGGAAATTCGGCGCGAATTTGATCGATAAACACGCGAGCGTCTTCTCGTGCCAGTGTATGCGCCAGAGTAGTAATAAATCGACTGCGCTTAATTTTATCCTCTACGCGGCATGTCGCCGCGGGAATGGAATAGCGATTAGACATAGTGGCAACTCTCAGGCCAGTTCACGCTGGTACTTCACACTTCTCACTTTCTACTTTACACTTCCCATCACCACCCGTGAACAGAATGCCCTTCTTCCGGGAAAAAGGTAAAATCGACAACAGAAGACACCCCCACACCGACGACATAACCGATCACAAGACCAAAGAACAAAGGGATACAGCGCCGATAGAGCGAAATGCCACCAATGCGCAGAATAATGAGCTTGGACGCCCAAGTCAGAAAAATACTGAAGGCATAGACCCGAGACCCCGACATCTTCTGAAAAGCCAGACCCAGGGGATGCAAGGGCCACCACGGGATGCGATTGCGGAGAAGCATAAGCAGACCCGCTTGCCCAAACCCAAAAATCCAGACCGCTATCTTCCCCGGATCAAAAACCGTTTTATCCGCACCGACAATAGCGGCCACCATGCGGTCATACGTGCGAATATTGGACCCACTAAAACCCGACAGCCCCAGATTCTGACCCGCGTAATTATATCCCAAATGCACAATAAAAAGACACGACCCGAAGAACCCCGAGGCAAAAGCCAGCAGAACGATCCAGAAAACCCAGCGACGGCGGACGTCATTCCCCAAAAGTTTGAGGTGATGAGGCAGCGCGGGCCATGCGGGAATGCGCGTATTGCCAAAAAATGCACTCGAATTAATCACACCCAATGCAACGGTATTTTGTCGCGTGAGCGTTGCGGTCCCCGTAAAAATCTCGACAATTTGCCCCCCCTTACCTCCAACCGGAAAAAGATAAGAAAAGCCACTCGCCGCGGTGTATTTTGCCACAGTAAAATACGCTGCATAAAGCAGCAAAAGATGGAAGAGCGCGAGAAAAGGAGACAAACCCACTGCGATGAACCAGCCAAAAACAAAAATAGTCGCCGCAATAAACCCGAGCAATGCCAGACGATAAGATACGAGACCGTCATCTGCCTCACCCGTCACGGCTGCGCGAATAACATCCCGCAAATGGCCTCGCGCGACCCATACCGCCCACACCGCCAGAAAGATGAAAGCACCGTGAGATTCCAAAATCAGAATCTCACTCGCTTCTGCCTGTTGCCCGGAAAGACCCACATTAAATCCCGTGCGAGCCATCACCCCTTCTTTGACAATAGCGATAAGGCGAAAAGCCCAGAAACTGAAGAGGATATCCAGATTACACATATAAGTAAGCCCCAAAACAGGAGGCAGAATACGCAAATAGAACGATGGAAAATTGCGCGCAATGGGCACCTCTTTGGTCAGATAACCGTCGTAAATGCCAATTCGGGGCAAACTGATGGCAAAATAACCGAGAATATTCCAGGCAAAAACACCGAAAACAACAAAAAATCCCACCCAGAAAAGTTTATTCCGAAAAATACCGGGTATAACGCGACCGGGTTCATCAAAGCCCTCGGTCAATGCAATCGGAAAAGCCGCGAGCGGAAAAGTGAGACGCTCGTTCTCCTCCCATTGCTTTTGAAAAATAACCGCGAGGCACAATCCAGCAACAACAAGGGCAATAGACACGGCGAACCACCAGTGCAGAGAAGCCAGCCATCCGCGCCAGGGAATACTCGCGCCATCTGGAAGGCCCTCGTAATACGTCCGAATAATCTCAGGCGCTGCCTGCGGCAAACACCACCACGGCAAAATGTCAAAAAGGACTTCTTCCCATCGATTCTCGGGCGAAGCGTAATAAAATGGCGTACTCACAATACCGCCCCAGTAGGTCGTCCATCCACTTGCCGAAACCGTACCCACAATCCACGACATACTGTAAATAACCAGAAGCTCTGTACCGCGCAAAGCCATGCGCGGCCAGGCCAGCTTCAAAATGAGATTGATCACGAGCCACGCGACAAAGGGCAAAAGCATAGCCATGGACAACTGAGACTTGACCAGCGAAGCAGACCCCAAAATCATGCCCGTGTAATCGCTGTAAATATTGAGCAACGCCGCAGTAGCCGTCCCCAGGATAATGGATCGAACGGTAATACGCCGCGGGCGTGCAGATTCGGGTTGTGATTGTGCAAGTGCCATAAGATAGAGATAAGTTCGCGTTCAAGTATCCAATGATATTGTGAGTAATGATATATTGCGCATTTGTCAAGAATGTATTGTATGCTTCATTTCCCCACAATATCTTGTGCTCTCAGTTTTTTTAAGATTTCATATCGGGTTGGTATATCATCTCGATCCGGCTAACTCTCCAAAAAGCGCGTTCACTACTATAAAAACAGGCAGAACGCGCTTTGTATTTTTTTCTTCCCTAAAAACGCGACCTGTTCTACATTAACAGTCCATTGCTTCATTTCCCCACAATATCTTGTATATCCCCTTATATCCCCTCTTAAGGTTTTATTTCAGCCATTGGTCTGCATATCGTCTATTGTTTATAAAAATTGGACGATATACCGTCTAATGGTAAAAAACCTATCTGATTTTTTCTTATCTTATTTTTATATATTAAATAAAAACAATATTTTATCGATGTCTCTGCCCGAACAGACTCACATTGGTACAGATATTGCTAACAGGTATTATGGCTACAAGAGAGCCTCCTTGAACAGCGTGAAGGGAAAGCCTCAAACTTGCAGGGCA is a genomic window containing:
- a CDS encoding YigZ family protein — its product is MSNRYSIPAATCRVEDKIKRSRFITTLAHTLAREDARVFIDQIRAEFPDASHNCWAFLIGPPGTTGNVGMSDDGEPHGTAGRPMLTVLTHSGLGDVVVVVTRYFGGTKLGKGGLVRAYSGGVQHALEKVQCAERVTWIAVLATIGYASYKSFKRLLPDFEVRVVAEDFGTDITCELAVPAEQIAPFKQAVGNLTRGQAQVEEV